The following are encoded together in the Methylomonas methanica MC09 genome:
- a CDS encoding AAA family ATPase: MVKGDLDCTLIESLKNPARYPHPAESIRLLETHISWVLLAGDFVYKIKKPVDFGFLDFSELAQRHLFCREELRLNRRLAPGLYLAVVGIGGSPRQPVFDAEPAFEYAVKMQRFAEEDLLDHVLARGALTRQHMQSLAITLAEFHAGLPPAVADSGYGDADAVALPARQNFQQLALLLDESHAARLAGLQAASEQEFASCRGLFDQRLRAGQVRECHGDLHLGNIVLLDGQPTPFDGIEFNPALRWIDVMNDIAFLLMDLQQRLRPNLAYAFLDAYLQASGDYGGLSVLRFYLGYRAMVMAKVSAIRAAQLGGQHGLGLCRGYLDLAERFYRAPQPGLLITHGLPGCGKTTVSQLILERLGFIRIRSDVERKRLFGIQPQQASHSDLGGGIYSPEATVKTYRHLLQLAGDILRSGFSVIVDAAFLKQAERGQFLSLAAQLNMPFAIVDIGIDEALQRQRINQRRNDASEADNTVLDLLKGASEPLTAEERIYAVELHNNGAVDDLVSQSQVWDKLNRLLLRVEAD; the protein is encoded by the coding sequence ATGGTTAAGGGCGATTTGGATTGCACATTGATCGAATCTTTAAAAAACCCTGCCCGTTACCCGCATCCGGCGGAATCGATACGCCTGCTGGAAACCCATATTTCGTGGGTTTTGTTGGCCGGCGACTTCGTCTACAAAATTAAAAAGCCGGTCGACTTCGGCTTTCTCGATTTTTCCGAATTGGCCCAACGGCACTTGTTTTGTCGGGAAGAGTTGCGTTTAAACCGGCGGCTGGCGCCAGGCCTTTATTTGGCTGTGGTCGGTATAGGCGGTAGCCCGCGGCAGCCGGTTTTCGATGCCGAACCGGCCTTTGAATATGCCGTTAAGATGCAGCGCTTTGCCGAAGAAGATTTGTTGGATCATGTGCTGGCGCGCGGTGCCTTGACGCGACAACATATGCAAAGTTTGGCTATTACTCTGGCGGAATTTCACGCCGGTCTGCCGCCGGCTGTAGCGGATTCAGGGTATGGCGATGCCGACGCCGTGGCATTGCCGGCCAGACAAAATTTTCAGCAATTGGCCCTGTTATTGGATGAATCCCATGCTGCACGGCTTGCCGGTCTGCAGGCGGCCAGCGAACAGGAATTTGCTTCCTGCCGGGGGCTGTTCGATCAACGACTGCGAGCCGGCCAAGTGCGGGAATGCCACGGCGATTTGCATTTAGGCAATATCGTGTTGCTGGACGGGCAGCCGACGCCTTTCGACGGCATCGAGTTCAATCCGGCCTTGCGTTGGATCGACGTCATGAACGATATCGCCTTTTTGCTGATGGATTTGCAGCAGCGGCTGCGGCCGAATTTGGCTTATGCTTTTTTAGATGCCTATTTGCAAGCCAGCGGCGACTATGGCGGCTTGAGCGTGTTGCGGTTTTATTTGGGATATCGGGCCATGGTGATGGCAAAAGTCAGCGCCATTCGCGCGGCCCAACTGGGTGGGCAACATGGCCTGGGGCTATGTCGGGGTTATCTGGATTTGGCCGAACGGTTTTACAGAGCGCCGCAGCCCGGCTTGCTCATCACGCACGGCCTGCCGGGCTGCGGCAAAACCACGGTATCGCAACTGATTCTGGAGCGGCTGGGTTTTATCCGGATCCGCTCCGACGTCGAACGCAAACGTTTGTTTGGTATACAGCCGCAGCAAGCCAGCCATTCCGATTTGGGTGGCGGTATCTATAGTCCGGAAGCCACCGTCAAAACCTATCGGCATTTACTGCAGCTGGCCGGCGACATCCTGCGATCGGGTTTTTCAGTGATCGTCGATGCGGCTTTTTTAAAGCAAGCGGAACGCGGGCAGTTTTTAAGTCTGGCCGCTCAGCTGAACATGCCGTTTGCCATTGTCGATATCGGTATCGATGAGGCACTGCAACGGCAGCGCATAAATCAGCGCCGAAACGACGCCTCGGAAGCCGATAATACGGTGCTGGATTTATTAAAAGGCGCCAGTGAGCCATTGACTGCCGAAGAGCGGATTTACGCGGTGGAATTGCACAATAATGGTGCTGTCGACGACCTTGTATCCCAATCCCAGGTCTGGGATAAATTAAATCGACTGTTGCTGCGGGTTGAGGCCGATTAA
- a CDS encoding TetR/AcrR family transcriptional regulator: MPNLKPKQIKKDKLLEQGVSLLLEKGYHATGLKEILDTVQIPKGSFYSYFNSKEQFAAEAVSHYIEPFILRLSAHLQNPALDGLSALKTYYAELITEVEQTGFKGGCLLGNLMGEVGDTSPLCQKSLLDAVGRYSDLQRIALERGQKQGKVRLDRSAKSMADLMLNSWQGALLRMKVEQSVEPLKAVCRDLLDDYFGV; this comes from the coding sequence ATGCCGAATTTAAAACCCAAACAAATTAAGAAAGACAAACTGCTGGAACAGGGGGTTAGCCTGTTGCTGGAAAAAGGCTACCACGCTACCGGCTTGAAGGAGATTCTGGATACGGTACAGATTCCCAAAGGCTCTTTTTACAGCTATTTCAACAGCAAGGAACAATTTGCCGCGGAAGCGGTCAGCCACTACATAGAGCCTTTTATCCTTCGTTTATCGGCGCATTTACAAAATCCGGCGCTGGACGGTTTATCGGCTTTAAAGACTTATTATGCGGAACTGATAACGGAAGTTGAGCAGACCGGTTTTAAAGGCGGCTGCTTGCTGGGCAACCTGATGGGCGAGGTCGGCGATACCAGCCCCTTATGCCAAAAATCTTTGCTGGATGCCGTCGGACGCTATAGTGATTTGCAAAGAATCGCCTTGGAGCGCGGCCAAAAACAGGGCAAGGTACGCTTGGACAGGTCGGCTAAAAGTATGGCCGACCTGATGCTGAACAGCTGGCAAGGCGCGTTGCTGCGTATGAAAGTCGAACAATCCGTGGAACCCTTGAAAGCGGTTTGTCGGGATTTGCTGGACGATTATTTTGGGGTTTGA
- a CDS encoding DUF4242 domain-containing protein, translating into MPKFIIERDIPGAGKLTPTELHGIAQKSCCVLRDMGPQIQWLHSYVTGDKVYCIYIADSEQAIREHATQGGFPANRIEEIKTIIDPTTADA; encoded by the coding sequence ATGCCAAAATTTATTATAGAACGCGATATTCCCGGAGCCGGTAAACTGACTCCAACCGAACTGCACGGAATCGCCCAAAAATCATGCTGCGTATTGCGCGACATGGGACCGCAAATTCAATGGCTGCACAGCTATGTTACTGGCGATAAAGTCTATTGCATCTACATTGCCGATAGCGAACAAGCAATTCGCGAACACGCTACTCAGGGCGGTTTCCCGGCGAATCGCATAGAAGAAATCAAGACCATCATCGACCCCACCACGGCCGATGCTTGA
- a CDS encoding selenium-binding protein SBP56-related protein, translating to MITIPKKLIHFSVALLLGSASLSAAADETCASPYMAKITGQEDFVYIWTLGSEGVGDEQDKLVTVDVNPKSPKYGKVVASLSVGGRNEAHHSDFTDDRRFLWAGGLDTNKIFIFDVASDPAKPKLTKTITDFVAKSGGVVGPHSLYALPGRMIITGLSNNKDHGGRTAIVEYSNAGDYIATYWLPTDSNLQGAIKSGKYADGYNYDVRVLPRKNLMLTSSFTGWSNYMMDFGKMLADPEAMKRFGNTVVQWDLHSRQPKKVFDVPGAPLEIRCAWGESHNYCFTSTALTSKIWLIHQDDKGEWQAKDVADIGDPSKIPLPVDISISSDDKTLWVNTFMDGMTRRFDISDPFHPKQVFEKKIASQVNMVSSSWDGKRLYYTSSLLANWDKKGADNEQFFKAYSWDGNKLEEQFSIDFTKEKLGRAHQMRFGAYSLYGKKADM from the coding sequence ATGATAACCATACCGAAAAAACTCATACACTTTAGCGTCGCCTTACTGCTCGGCAGCGCCAGCCTGTCGGCAGCGGCCGACGAAACCTGCGCCTCGCCCTATATGGCGAAAATCACCGGACAGGAAGATTTCGTCTACATCTGGACTTTAGGTTCGGAAGGGGTCGGCGACGAGCAGGACAAATTGGTCACCGTCGATGTCAATCCGAAGTCGCCAAAATACGGCAAGGTGGTCGCCAGCCTGTCGGTCGGCGGCCGTAACGAAGCTCATCATTCCGATTTTACCGACGACCGCCGCTTCCTGTGGGCCGGCGGCCTGGACACCAACAAAATCTTCATATTCGATGTCGCCAGCGACCCGGCCAAGCCTAAATTGACCAAAACCATCACAGATTTTGTCGCCAAAAGCGGCGGCGTGGTCGGCCCACATAGCTTGTACGCCTTGCCGGGACGCATGATCATCACCGGCCTGTCCAACAACAAAGACCACGGCGGCCGTACCGCGATTGTGGAATACAGCAACGCCGGCGACTATATAGCGACCTATTGGCTGCCCACCGATAGCAATCTGCAGGGCGCCATCAAATCCGGCAAATATGCCGACGGTTACAATTACGACGTGCGGGTGTTGCCGCGTAAAAACCTGATGCTGACCTCCTCTTTCACCGGTTGGTCGAATTACATGATGGATTTCGGCAAAATGCTGGCCGACCCGGAAGCCATGAAGCGTTTCGGTAATACGGTAGTGCAATGGGACCTGCACAGTCGCCAACCGAAAAAAGTCTTCGACGTGCCGGGCGCGCCGCTGGAAATCCGCTGCGCTTGGGGCGAGAGTCATAATTACTGCTTTACCAGCACGGCCTTGACCTCGAAAATCTGGCTGATCCATCAGGACGACAAAGGCGAATGGCAAGCCAAGGATGTGGCCGATATCGGCGATCCCAGCAAAATACCGCTACCGGTGGATATTTCCATCTCCAGCGACGATAAAACCCTGTGGGTCAACACCTTTATGGACGGTATGACCCGCCGTTTCGACATCAGCGACCCGTTCCACCCCAAACAAGTGTTCGAGAAAAAAATCGCCTCCCAAGTCAACATGGTTTCATCCAGCTGGGACGGCAAACGCCTGTATTACACCTCGTCATTATTGGCCAACTGGGATAAGAAGGGCGCTGATAACGAGCAGTTCTTCAAAGCCTATAGCTGGGACGGTAATAAACTTGAGGAACAATTCTCTATCGACTTTACCAAGGAAAAATTGGGCCGGGCACATCAAATGCGCTTTGGCGCTTATTCGCTGTACGGTAAAAAAGCCGACATGTAA
- a CDS encoding efflux RND transporter periplasmic adaptor subunit yields the protein MKTKSLVIVVALALLIALFFYSRRPKPVAVEIYTVTTGPVQSTVANTRVGTIKACRRAYLAPATGGQVALLHVKEGDKVKQGQLLLEVWNQDLKAQVSLQKAQVKANRASAEQACQLAGSAEREAARLSRLQTSKQIVSVEQVDKAVSNSKSQRAACRAAQQSIEVAEQQVAVAEAAVRRTLVLAPFDGTVAEVNAELGEFVTPSPPGIPTLPPIDLLDVSCLTVSAPIDEVDAAALKTGMRACVSLDAFPEKRCSGVVTRIAPYVLEKEKQARTVEVEVTLRDPKDLTELLPGYSADIEVQLAKKQDVPRLPAEAILENNRVLKLDDDNVLHEQSFQPGLSNWSYTEVVSGLKPGDRVAMSIGKDGVVDGAKVDIKP from the coding sequence ATGAAAACTAAATCCCTGGTTATCGTCGTAGCTCTGGCACTACTGATTGCCCTATTTTTCTACAGTCGGCGCCCTAAACCGGTAGCGGTAGAGATTTACACCGTGACGACCGGCCCAGTGCAATCCACGGTAGCCAATACCCGGGTCGGCACGATCAAAGCCTGCCGCCGCGCATATCTAGCCCCGGCAACCGGCGGCCAAGTGGCCCTGCTGCATGTCAAGGAAGGCGATAAGGTCAAACAAGGTCAATTGTTGCTGGAAGTCTGGAACCAGGATTTAAAAGCCCAAGTTAGCTTGCAAAAAGCCCAGGTCAAGGCCAATAGAGCCAGCGCCGAGCAGGCTTGTCAATTGGCGGGTAGCGCCGAACGCGAAGCCGCCCGTTTATCCCGCCTGCAAACCAGCAAGCAAATCGTTTCGGTGGAACAGGTCGATAAAGCCGTCAGTAACAGCAAATCGCAGCGCGCGGCCTGCCGGGCGGCGCAACAGAGTATTGAAGTAGCGGAGCAGCAAGTGGCGGTTGCCGAAGCCGCCGTGCGCCGCACCCTGGTGCTGGCACCTTTCGACGGTACCGTGGCCGAAGTGAATGCCGAGCTCGGCGAATTCGTCACACCGTCACCGCCCGGTATCCCAACCTTGCCGCCTATCGATTTACTGGATGTCAGCTGCCTGACGGTATCGGCACCGATAGACGAAGTCGACGCCGCCGCGCTGAAAACCGGCATGCGGGCTTGCGTGTCCTTGGACGCCTTCCCGGAAAAGCGCTGCTCGGGCGTCGTCACCCGTATCGCGCCCTACGTGTTGGAAAAGGAAAAACAGGCTCGCACCGTGGAAGTAGAAGTTACGCTTAGGGATCCCAAGGATCTGACGGAATTATTACCCGGCTACAGCGCCGATATAGAAGTACAGCTGGCGAAAAAACAGGATGTGCCGCGTTTGCCGGCGGAAGCCATTTTGGAAAACAACCGGGTATTAAAATTAGACGATGACAATGTGTTGCACGAACAAAGCTTTCAACCCGGCTTATCCAACTGGAGCTATACCGAAGTCGTGTCCGGCCTAAAACCCGGCGACCGGGTCGCGATGTCGATCGGTAAGGATGGTGTAGTGGATGGCGCCAAGGTCGACATCAAACCATGA
- a CDS encoding ABC transporter ATP-binding protein — MIQLRNIHRDFQVGDQTVRALNGVDLSVRRGEYVSVMGPSGSGKSTLLNIIALLDQPTAGSYILNGHDVTRQSDDELAKIRRENIGFVFQFFHLIPRLTAAENIEMPLILAGIDSKVRQQKVQQALAEVNLLDRAEHKPNQLSGGQLQRIAIARAMIMQPAILLADEPTGNLDSKAGMEIIDLLEKLNHQGVTLMIITHDRNIGERATRRIRIVDGVIEH; from the coding sequence ATGATCCAGCTCCGCAACATCCATCGCGATTTTCAAGTCGGCGACCAAACCGTGCGCGCTCTGAACGGGGTGGATTTATCGGTCCGACGTGGCGAATACGTGTCTGTGATGGGCCCGTCCGGTTCGGGTAAATCCACCTTGCTGAACATCATCGCACTGCTGGATCAGCCGACTGCCGGCAGTTATATTCTGAATGGTCACGATGTCACCCGGCAAAGCGACGACGAGCTGGCCAAAATCCGCCGGGAAAACATCGGCTTTGTGTTCCAGTTTTTTCACTTGATTCCACGCCTGACGGCCGCCGAAAATATCGAAATGCCGCTGATCCTGGCAGGCATCGACAGCAAAGTGCGTCAGCAAAAAGTGCAGCAAGCGTTGGCCGAGGTGAATTTGTTGGATAGGGCGGAACATAAACCCAATCAATTATCGGGCGGCCAGTTACAGCGCATCGCCATTGCCCGGGCCATGATTATGCAACCCGCCATTTTGCTGGCCGACGAACCGACCGGCAACCTGGACAGCAAAGCGGGCATGGAAATCATCGATTTATTGGAGAAGCTCAACCATCAAGGGGTGACGTTAATGATCATCACCCATGACCGCAACATCGGCGAACGGGCCACGCGGCGTATCCGTATCGTGGACGGCGTTATCGAACATTAA
- the lptG gene encoding LPS export ABC transporter permease LptG, which yields MNVLTLYIVREVTKGSLLAVLLLLTLFNLFTFSDELKDLGHGSYGLKQIILYVALTSPRVFFDLVPSAALLGSLFVVGAMANNREIVAMRAAGLSIGWIIRGIMLAGLVLVVVAIGVGEFVAPAAERTAQLLKTTAQNNGVVLRSQYGMWLREGNRFINVRQILDDGSLGDIRIYEIDEQHKLSEVTQAEHGRFLGNKQWQLTNVTQSFISPKQINADSLSEMDWQSTIDSDLLKVAVVNSDNLSLFDLYNYIAFLKANNQKSQNYELAFWSRLINPLVTFVMLMVSAPFVIGIGRGIGTGGRIMMGVLIGMSFNILDRITGHMGLVYDMNPMLMAIAPSALVFCIALYAVWRTS from the coding sequence GTGAATGTCCTGACGCTGTATATTGTCAGGGAAGTAACCAAAGGCTCGTTGCTGGCGGTGTTATTGCTGCTGACCCTGTTTAACCTGTTTACTTTTAGCGACGAGTTAAAAGATCTGGGGCACGGCAGTTACGGCTTGAAGCAAATTATTTTGTATGTGGCGTTAACGTCGCCGCGGGTGTTTTTCGATCTGGTGCCTTCGGCTGCATTGCTGGGTAGCTTGTTTGTGGTGGGGGCCATGGCTAACAACCGCGAGATCGTGGCCATGCGGGCCGCGGGACTATCCATAGGCTGGATTATTCGCGGCATTATGTTGGCGGGCTTGGTTTTGGTTGTCGTGGCGATAGGGGTAGGCGAGTTTGTGGCCCCGGCCGCCGAGCGTACCGCACAGCTATTAAAAACCACCGCCCAAAACAATGGCGTGGTATTGCGTTCGCAATACGGTATGTGGCTGCGGGAAGGTAACCGGTTTATCAATGTGCGGCAAATACTGGATGACGGCTCCCTGGGCGATATCCGGATTTACGAAATCGACGAGCAGCATAAATTGAGCGAAGTGACCCAGGCCGAGCATGGCCGTTTTTTAGGGAATAAGCAGTGGCAATTGACTAATGTCACACAGTCCTTCATTTCGCCGAAACAAATTAATGCCGACAGTTTGTCTGAAATGGATTGGCAGTCGACTATCGATTCCGATTTATTGAAAGTGGCTGTGGTCAATTCCGACAATTTATCATTGTTCGATTTGTACAACTACATCGCTTTTTTGAAAGCCAATAACCAAAAATCGCAGAATTATGAACTGGCGTTCTGGAGCCGGTTGATTAACCCCCTGGTAACGTTTGTGATGCTGATGGTCTCCGCGCCGTTTGTGATTGGCATCGGCCGGGGCATCGGTACCGGCGGCCGTATCATGATGGGGGTGTTGATCGGTATGAGTTTTAATATTTTGGACAGGATCACGGGCCATATGGGTTTGGTGTATGACATGAATCCGATGTTAATGGCTATCGCGCCCAGCGCCCTGGTGTTTTGCATCGCTTTGTATGCGGTGTGGCGGACGAGTTGA
- the lptF gene encoding LPS export ABC transporter permease LptF has protein sequence MNSERNLPSAGRPLRLLTVLDKMIIKDLFKTVVSVLTVLVVIIVSRKFIKILAQAIEGNIASETVLALLGLKIVIAATTFLPAALFMAVLMVLGRMHREQEMAAIASAGGGVSTIYRAVFWLVLPLSLCAAGLSLYAAPWAEAQTEVLMHQDKENADVRGISAGRFSEYSSGELIFYTEDVDASGKMRKVFVQNKQGDKLGVVNAEYGRLEYLPGGLYLILEQGERVQGIPGQKDYTIETFKEYAVLVEKKAVAFVPHLESMPTESLWQSKQIADVAHFQDRLNAPFGVLLLAFLAVPLAKSSPRGGVYGSVLVAFGIYFAYANLQRVNHSWVMSEVVPAWLGYFWVEALLLVVGLFMLVRLYSWKWMMLKFTGKVTL, from the coding sequence TTGAATAGTGAGCGAAACCTACCCAGTGCCGGTCGACCTTTGCGCCTGTTGACGGTTTTGGACAAAATGATCATTAAGGATCTGTTTAAGACCGTGGTTTCGGTTTTGACGGTATTGGTTGTGATCATCGTCAGCCGCAAATTCATCAAGATTTTGGCGCAAGCCATTGAAGGCAATATTGCCAGCGAAACCGTTTTGGCGCTTTTAGGCTTGAAGATTGTGATAGCCGCCACCACCTTTCTGCCCGCCGCACTATTCATGGCCGTATTAATGGTGTTGGGACGCATGCATCGGGAACAGGAAATGGCCGCCATTGCGTCCGCGGGCGGCGGGGTATCGACAATTTATCGCGCGGTATTTTGGTTGGTATTGCCATTGAGCCTGTGCGCGGCCGGGTTGTCTTTATATGCAGCGCCCTGGGCCGAGGCGCAAACCGAGGTGCTAATGCATCAGGACAAGGAAAACGCCGATGTCCGCGGCATATCGGCTGGACGCTTTAGCGAATACAGTAGCGGCGAATTGATTTTTTACACCGAAGATGTTGACGCCAGCGGCAAAATGCGCAAGGTGTTTGTGCAAAACAAACAGGGCGATAAGTTGGGGGTGGTAAATGCCGAGTATGGGCGGCTGGAATATTTGCCGGGCGGTTTGTATTTGATTTTAGAGCAGGGCGAGCGGGTGCAGGGTATTCCAGGCCAGAAAGACTACACCATAGAAACGTTTAAAGAATATGCCGTGCTGGTAGAGAAAAAGGCGGTTGCCTTTGTTCCTCATTTGGAGTCGATGCCTACGGAAAGTTTATGGCAATCCAAACAGATTGCCGATGTCGCGCATTTTCAGGACAGGCTGAACGCGCCGTTCGGGGTCCTGTTGTTGGCTTTTCTGGCCGTGCCGCTGGCCAAGTCTTCTCCGCGCGGTGGGGTGTACGGTAGCGTTTTGGTAGCCTTTGGCATCTATTTTGCCTATGCCAACTTGCAACGCGTCAATCACAGCTGGGTGATGAGTGAAGTCGTACCGGCCTGGTTGGGCTATTTTTGGGTGGAAGCGTTGTTATTGGTGGTGGGCTTGTTCATGCTGGTGCGTTTATACAGCTGGAAATGGATGATGCTTAAATTTACCGGTAAGGTGACGTTGTGA